From Pagrus major chromosome 2, Pma_NU_1.0, one genomic window encodes:
- the LOC141012332 gene encoding odorant receptor 131-2-like → MIGWWLCINISMVVLVYPTVTPVTLTAMTLERYVAICMPLRHAELCSQRIHVHCILIIHGLSSIPCIAVFSSFFASASLSLYKQHRICSMQMYILHRWQGHIWSSVQQFYFLVMVIIIVFCYVKIMKVAKTASGENKKSTWKGLRTVILHGFQLLLCLIQLWTPFIESYVYQINLSLFINVRFFNYVLFYLTPKCLSPLIYGLRDDNFFHALKNYAFFDLYERNILQKYIKEVYVARNGVTGAPPWSQARGWGSQASAWWPSLCPRDPAGHSPKERRGPALQ, encoded by the exons ATGATCGGTTGGTGGTTATGTATCAATATTTCAATGGTAGTGCTTGTGTATCCGACGGTCACACCAGTTACTCTGACAGCAATGACCTTGGAGCGATATGTTGCCATTTGCATGCCCCTGCGCCATGCAGAGCTGTGCTCCCAACGCATCCACGTGCATTGCATCCTCATCATTCACGGCCTCAGTTCTATACCCTGCattgctgttttttcctctttctttgcaTCAGCCTCTCTTAGCTTGTACAAACAACACAGGATATGCTCTATGCAGATGTACATTTTGCACAGATGGCAGGGTCACATATGGTCATCTGTACAACAGTTTTACTTCTTGGTTATGGTTATCATCATTGTATTCtgttatgttaaaataatgaaagtgGCCAAAACGGCATCCGGAGagaataaaaagtcaacatgGAAAGGTCTCAGAACAGTAATTCTTCATGgtttccagctgctgctctgtctcatcCAGCTATGGACCCCATTCATAGAGAGTTACGTATATCAGATtaatttaagtttatttattaatgtacgATTCTTTAACTATGTATTGTTTTATCTTACTCCAAAATGTCTGAGTCCTCTGATATATGGGCTCAGGGATGATAatttttttcatgcactgaAAAACTATGCCTTCTTTGACTTGTATGAAAGAAATATCTTGCAAA AATACATCAAGGAAGTGTACGTCGCCCGGAATGGCGTCACCGGGGCcccaccctggagccaggcccggGGTTGGGGCTCGCAGGCGAGCGCCTGGTGGCCGAGTCTTTGCCCACGGGACCCGGCCGGGCACAGCCCGAAGGAGCGACGTGGGCCCGCCCTCCAGTAG
- the LOC141017560 gene encoding odorant receptor 131-2-like — protein sequence MAANNSLNGGKSSLKNIDGRVVFVQVLVLVFLCINSLLIMTFFMKDCFYTTMRYILFAMTLLSDCLYLLLTDILLILSYFHFTIQMWFCLMIYIILSLYTYLTPVTLTAMTLERYVAICLPLRHSELCSTSSSMHCILFIHGISCLPCIAVLSIFFKSATHGFYVQRNVCSVEMFIIQKWQGHLRSAISQFYFLLMVSIIVFCYVKIMKVAKAASGDNKKSTGKGLRTVILHAIQLLLCLIQLWCPFIEAALLQTNFLLYINVRYFNYITFILAPRCLSPLIYGLRDEIFFHALKYYALCGLYKKPLDF from the coding sequence ATGGCAGCCAATAACTCTTTGAATGGTGGTAAATCCTCTCTGAAGAACATCGATGGTCGGGTTGTTTTTGTTCAGGTTCTGGTGTTAGTTTTTCTTTGCATCAACTCTTTGCtaatcatgacattttttatgAAGGATTGCTTCTACACAACCATGCGCTACATTTTATTTGCTATGACACTACTGTCTGATTGTCTGTATCTACTCCTGACTGATATCCTGCTCATTTTAAGCTATTTTCATTTTACCATACAAATGTGGTTTTGTCTCatgatatatattattttgtcTCTGTACACTTATTTAACACCAGTTACTCTGACAGCAATGACTCTGGAGCGCTATGTGGCCATTTGCCTGCCCCTGCGGCACTCAGAACTGTGCTCCACAAGCAGCTCTATGCACTGTATCCTCTTCATTCACGGCATTAGCTGTTTACCATGCATTGCCGTTCTGtccattttctttaaatctgcAACCCATGGCTTCTACGTTCAGAGAAATGTATGCTCTGTGGAAATGTTCATCATTCAAAAGTGGCAGGGTCATCTTCGGTCAGCTATCAGTCAGTTCTACTTCTTACTTATGGTGAGCATTATTGTATTCtgttatgttaaaataatgaaagtgGCCAAAGCTGCATCTGGAGATAATAAAAAGTCAACAGGGAAAGGGCTCAGAACAGTAATTCTTCATGccatccagctgctgctctgtctcatcCAGCTGTGGTGTCCATTCATAGAAGCTGCTCTACTTCAGACTAATTTTCTGTTATATATTAATGTCAGGTATTTCAACTACATTACTTTTATTCTTGCTCCGAGATGTCTGAGTCCTCTCATTTATGGCCTTAGGGACgaaatattttttcatgcaCTGAAATACTACGCTCTCTGTGGCTTGTATAAAAAACCTTTGGATTTTTAA